The Venturia canescens isolate UGA chromosome 4, ASM1945775v1, whole genome shotgun sequence genomic interval AATTATATTAACTAGTTGGGTGGCATACGTCAGAGCCGCGCTAATATTATGCGCAGGATTGTGCATggcgttttctttattcactcCAGGAATTTCATCTTTGGCAGCGGCAACTAAAAAATACAACGAAATATgaagaacaatttttttcctctcaattATTCGTAAACTTTTCCGAGACAGACTCAAAAGTTTCAATTATATTGCAAGTATCCGACTCATTATTGGCCAATTAGTAAAGAATTTAGGTACGAAAAAACCATAGTTGTACTTCATGAAGTTaaatatcataaaaaacgaaaaagtcgCTCTTTACGAAATTACATTGATTCGATATGATGATTCTCTTTGATATTATCATAGTCTCTCTCCTTAACTCTTAAACCATCCAACTAAATGCAAAGTTTAGCTACCCCAGAGAGAATAAGCACTGTAGTCTCCTGAGCCTGGCAGAGTCGAAGCCACGATACGAAGCTGTACGTCTAAACTATTCTCAGTTTCACTAATCCATCGTCCTCTTACGTATGAAGTCCCTGAAGCGTCTGCCAATGCGCACGTCACGTTATCCGAACTTAAATTCTCGTCTTCACTGCTACACGAACtgagtaaataaaataactaAATTAAATGATCAAATACAATCAATGAATTCATTCAAATGATAAATCTATTTTAACTATGAAAATTGACTGTAAGTAAtaacaaatgaataaaaagaatacaaataaaaagaataaaaagaatataCCTGCTATTGGGCGCGACTTGTCTGAgcggaaaaatatattcgGTTAATTGTCTTGCTGCTGCTCTCACAAATTTCTTCAGCTTAAGCCTCTTTCTCTCAACTGCATCTTTTTTCTGCACTTGCAAAACTTTCAAGTCTTCCACAAATTTGTACAACTTATCAATTCTCTCCTCGTGTCTGGGTAGTCTAAGGACGAGCTGAGAGTTCACGTCCTTCAACACATTCAGCCTCTGATGCCCTGCAGTAGTGGAACTTTTTTATTACGCCAACAGGTTTCATCGGCTTAATATATTATCAAACTCACTAATACAAAATAAGATATCTGAAAAAGAGTCTAAACAATCAAATGTATAAATAGAATTACCTCTGTTTATATTCTGTTTTGTTTCATTGACCAGAATCTGCAAGAGCCTCACTCGTTCTTTACACATACTAATATCACATAtctgcaaagaaaaatataatcgtTATTTCATCAGAGACAATAGATCCAAGGCGTAGAGAAAAttatatttgttttcatttataCTCTTTATGagcactaaaaaaaaactgttataACAGATAAAACGGTTTGCAAAAAAAGTTccgcaatgaatttttcaatgaatagaTAAAGATCAAGAAACTGAGCAGAGTTACAGTCTACCaaacatagaattttcaaagcaaGTTGATGCTCAACAAAGTATGTAATATTAGTAAATATTCTATGTTTATACCATTTTATCTTTTTGTTTGAGTTTTTCTAACGCATCTGCGCATCTTTCTTCCAACTGCACCCTTGAAGCTTTCAACCGTAACAGCCGTAGCTGTTTATCCGCAAACCTGTGGAGAACGATGAATGAACAATTGAGATTTTATGGTACAGAAAGGTCACAAAGATTGATTTTCTGCCTTTACACTTGAAaacaagtggaaaaaaaattttttttacaaaaattcacaGTAATGAGAAAACTCTAATCaaccaaaatttcttttcatgTCTTCAAACAGGTCTTCTTGATATAATTAATTGGTAATTGATCAAAAATGAGCATTagagctttttcaaaatttatatttgtttatCACAACTCGTTAATTGACTGatgaattaatttttatttatttaaatataattccGTTTTCGAACAAACAATAATTGTATTCTTTCcattatgaaattttgatcAGCAGCATAATTCCAATTCACATATAAGTTAACAAGAGAAATTTGGTATAAGTATTATTTGTAAACTCATTGATTTTCAGGTAGGTATAACTGTAcagtaatgagaaaaaaaatcagacaaTAACCAAGGTAAGTTACTAATAAACGTTGCAAGAAACTTTAATCGagtttgaaacgaaaatgaatttttcaatacaaaTATAGGGAGATTGACTATTACTGTGGTGTGTGAAAAACGATAATCTAGATGATCACAATGGAGACGTTTACGAGAACTCACCGTTCGGAATAAACAGAGGTAGAATGAACGAAATCCCCATTTTGTATGCACTGTCTGCAATAAAATATTCGTCTGCTGTTGTGACAGAGTGGACACTTTAATAAATTCAGGCTCAAACGACTTGTGACGTCCTCGAGTTCCGAGGATAATTGAAAGTCCGCAGGAGCTGTACAAGAACCGTCGGAGCTGCTTGTCGCCATAACCAATAATAAACCCCCTCCCCAACGAAACAATGGATAACAGATATATGAGGGGTCTCTTGTTCGTTGTGACACTGATCAGCTGATTCGACGTGTTTACCAGTTTACCTCTTTGTTGGGGTAgggagacaaaaaaattcacgacTTCGTAACGCGCTTATTAAACACATATGTACAAACTCTTGTTTCCTTCAAAATCTTATCAATACGATGTTTATTATTCACAGAgttttaattatgaaaatcgTCCGTGAGAGAATATatgaagtagaaaaaaatttgaaggaaaatgtaaaaaaagttaatatatatatatatatcgtcgAAACGAGGGCAAAAATAAACTTGAATTTTGCCTCGTGTATTGGCACACACTACGTCGTTATACACGAGTCATGTCGTTCGACACAACGGACATACACGTGCGCACACAAAGCTAATGCGTGACACACATTTTCCCCGTTACCAACtagtcgaataaaaaaaaatgagctaAACGTTTTCACATTTCCTCATCAAAACAACAACGTGAACCGAGTCGTATCTTTATTGGTCCAAATTTCCTCGGAGGCTCGTGATTTGTCCGAAGGGTTTGAACATAAACCAAaccaatttattttattgatggCGGAAAAAGTTCGTATATTTGAATACTAGCAGCGAATAGTCATTTTCTGGTGACTCTTAAATTGGACTCTCTTAGATTgagtcattgaaaaattgaattttataaaaaaaattaattaaaaaattcagcaaaatAATGACTTTGTTTCACAAAGAGAGTTCTACTAACAATCgagcaattcattatttttagatTAGGTACGCAAATTAACAGTTTGCATGCACCACGTACGCCCTCGAAATTGGGAA includes:
- the Atg14 gene encoding beclin 1-associated autophagy-related key regulator: MATSSSDGSCTAPADFQLSSELEDVTSRLSLNLLKCPLCHNSRRIFYCRQCIQNGDFVHSTSVYSERFADKQLRLLRLKASRVQLEERCADALEKLKQKDKMICDISMCKERVRLLQILVNETKQNINRGHQRLNVLKDVNSQLVLRLPRHEERIDKLYKFVEDLKVLQVQKKDAVERKRLKLKKFVRAAARQLTEYIFPLRQVAPNSSSCSSEDENLSSDNVTCALADASGTSYVRGRWISETENSLDVQLRIVASTLPGSGDYSAYSLWVAAAKDEIPGVNKENAMHNPAHNISAALTYATQLVNIIAYYVDVRLPYKISCCEFGVGEMSSQKFARKVARLNSNVLHLCFTQNTNTAVLHPMHTLQNLMHLLNTNISDFGRIGPMELEQNVLEEMHSQLAPDLENSEDSTSDEEGDAFNFEWETVPNVPCPEMTVPHPGAISSQASSIQVNQSVAGGLVTSAAASIASIWRGWTTNR